A genomic stretch from Alteribacter keqinensis includes:
- a CDS encoding sodium:solute symporter family protein has protein sequence MENSQFIVSLTLILITFGIYIGIAIYNKARQTSDFYVASRGVPPVFNGMAIGADWMSAASFIGMAGTVMLLGYDGLAYIMGWTGGYLLLTFLLAPQLRKYGRYTVPEFIGDRYNSHTARVIAAICTIIISFTYSVGQLSGSGVVIGRLLEVDARIGTLIGVVLIAFYAAFGGMKGITWTQVAQYIILITAYLIPVIFMSLQITNNPLPWLSYGQVVSELGEIDRQLGLSEYFAPFENGSRWQFMALMFTLMAGTAGLPHVIVRFYTVSTMKAARWSGAWALLFIGLLYLSAPAYAAFSRFILMTNVVGQPIDDLPAWTETWLNTNLLQIADTNNDGILQWNEIMISNDIVVMATPEIANLGVFVIGLMAAGAMAAALSTAGGLMIAISSSFAHDIYYRVLRPNATDTNRLAVGRITIVAATVLAGIIALDPPGAITQIVAWAFALASGTFFPALLLGVWWRRANGPGVIAGMLVGLTVTLAYIFAVRFGGFSIAGIIDTGAGIFGAASAIITIVVVSLMTKTPSQEVQDEVKDLRYPEQMTYKNGDVWMK, from the coding sequence TTGGAGAACTCACAGTTTATTGTTTCGTTGACGTTGATACTCATTACATTTGGGATATATATAGGGATTGCGATTTATAATAAGGCACGGCAGACGTCGGATTTTTATGTAGCCAGCAGAGGAGTGCCGCCGGTTTTTAATGGTATGGCGATTGGTGCTGACTGGATGAGTGCAGCATCGTTTATCGGTATGGCAGGAACGGTCATGCTCCTCGGTTACGACGGTCTTGCCTACATCATGGGCTGGACAGGCGGCTATCTGCTGCTTACCTTTCTCCTGGCTCCTCAGCTGAGAAAGTACGGAAGATATACCGTTCCTGAATTTATCGGGGATCGCTATAACAGCCATACTGCACGAGTGATTGCAGCCATATGTACAATCATTATCAGTTTTACATATTCGGTAGGGCAGTTGTCCGGATCCGGTGTTGTAATCGGCCGGCTCCTTGAAGTGGATGCTCGTATCGGAACACTGATCGGGGTCGTCCTTATTGCCTTTTATGCTGCTTTTGGCGGGATGAAAGGAATCACGTGGACCCAGGTAGCCCAGTACATCATTTTGATCACTGCCTACCTCATACCGGTAATCTTTATGAGTCTTCAGATTACAAATAACCCGCTTCCGTGGCTGTCCTACGGGCAGGTGGTATCGGAGCTTGGTGAAATAGACAGACAACTGGGGCTGTCGGAGTACTTTGCGCCATTTGAGAACGGGTCAAGGTGGCAGTTCATGGCCTTAATGTTTACTCTTATGGCTGGTACGGCAGGCCTTCCCCACGTAATCGTCCGTTTCTATACGGTTTCAACAATGAAAGCAGCACGCTGGTCAGGTGCTTGGGCGCTGTTGTTCATCGGGCTTTTGTATCTGTCTGCACCGGCGTACGCAGCATTTTCCCGCTTCATCTTGATGACCAATGTAGTCGGTCAGCCGATCGATGATTTGCCGGCCTGGACAGAGACGTGGCTGAATACGAATCTTCTGCAAATTGCAGATACCAACAATGATGGCATTCTTCAGTGGAATGAAATCATGATTTCAAATGACATTGTTGTAATGGCCACCCCTGAAATCGCGAATCTCGGCGTGTTTGTTATTGGACTGATGGCCGCAGGAGCCATGGCCGCAGCCCTTTCAACAGCAGGCGGATTAATGATTGCGATTTCTTCTTCCTTCGCTCACGATATTTACTACCGTGTTCTTCGTCCGAATGCGACTGACACGAACCGCCTGGCAGTTGGGCGTATCACAATTGTAGCAGCCACGGTACTCGCAGGAATTATCGCACTCGACCCTCCTGGCGCGATTACTCAAATCGTTGCATGGGCCTTTGCTCTGGCATCCGGCACATTCTTCCCGGCTTTGCTCCTTGGAGTCTGGTGGCGAAGGGCAAACGGGCCTGGGGTAATTGCAGGAATGCTGGTTGGTCTTACTGTGACTCTTGCTTATATTTTCGCTGTTCGCTTTGGCGGCTTTTCCATTGCGGGCATTATCGATACCGGGGCAGGAATTTTCGGGGCAGCATCAGCAATCATTACGATTGTCGTTGTATCCCTCATGACAAAAACGCCGTCCCAGGAAGTACAGGATGAAGTAAAAGATCTACGCTACCCTGAGCAGATGACATATAAGAATGGCGATGTCTGGATGAAATAA
- a CDS encoding MFS transporter, which translates to MMVINFSTGAAVPLFLPYIIQHIGSTEFMYGLFTSLFSFGMMAWSLVTGMFKQPKNLRIVMLGSLSANGFLMVSLALITNIWTALCVALFQGIFAMIFTIIKTTFYQQRVPAPIRGRVFAVRTLLAQTGIPLGAVFGGFIAEGYGFTILFITLGGIILIATTMTWFSEIYHQLNVPKDDTKMKNEISA; encoded by the coding sequence ATGATGGTCATTAATTTCAGTACCGGCGCCGCTGTACCTTTATTTTTGCCTTACATTATTCAGCATATTGGCAGCACGGAATTTATGTATGGTCTTTTTACTTCCCTTTTTTCTTTCGGTATGATGGCCTGGTCTCTTGTTACCGGTATGTTTAAGCAGCCAAAGAACCTTCGCATTGTGATGCTCGGGAGTCTTTCAGCTAATGGTTTTTTAATGGTATCACTCGCTCTGATCACAAATATCTGGACAGCTTTGTGTGTCGCTTTATTTCAAGGGATATTTGCGATGATCTTCACAATAATTAAAACAACGTTTTATCAGCAGAGAGTCCCAGCTCCCATCAGGGGGAGGGTGTTTGCTGTACGGACACTTCTTGCCCAGACAGGGATTCCCCTTGGAGCTGTATTCGGCGGGTTTATTGCAGAAGGATATGGCTTCACAATCCTGTTTATCACTTTAGGCGGGATTATCCTGATCGCAACAACAATGACCTGGTTCTCGGAAATCTACCATCAGCTCAACGTACCCAAAGATGATACGAAGATGAAAAACGAGATCAGTGCCTGA
- a CDS encoding UDP-glucose dehydrogenase family protein: MKAAVAGTGYVGLFTGVILSELGHSVICIDTDRGKVALMDMGQPPIHEPGLAPMMKKNLEAGRLCFTTDYEEGCKGADAIFIAVGTPEDKNGRADLRFVREACMSIGRAVTSDVTVVTKSTVPVGTNDLIKDWINFELRDSSFEASVVSNPEFLRQGSAVHDSLYADRVIIGADDQNAGDLVEALYFPLNLPVIRTDIRSAEMIKYASNAFLAMKISFINEIAQLSERIGADVEEVAAGMGKDERIGSRFLQAGIGYGGSCFPKDTKALKGMAGDMGYSFKLLDAVEQVNMQQQTVLVEKALNRFGSVDGLRVTVLGLSFKPNTDDMREAPSVVIINQLLALGAHVSAYDPAAAAKAKNILPSSVRLVHELELSLYNSDFVFLVTDWAEFKRMDLRKVKWYTKQGILFDGRNIFSSEEARQAGIEYHSIGRPVIYPQIVRGQTPHNL, encoded by the coding sequence ATGAAAGCAGCTGTGGCAGGTACAGGTTACGTTGGACTGTTTACAGGAGTCATTTTATCTGAATTGGGCCACTCAGTTATTTGTATTGATACAGACCGGGGAAAGGTCGCTCTTATGGACATGGGACAGCCGCCTATTCATGAACCGGGTCTGGCACCGATGATGAAAAAGAACCTTGAAGCCGGGCGCTTATGTTTTACGACCGATTATGAAGAGGGTTGTAAAGGTGCAGATGCCATCTTCATTGCTGTGGGGACACCGGAAGACAAGAATGGAAGAGCTGATCTCCGTTTTGTACGTGAAGCGTGCATGAGTATCGGGCGGGCGGTAACGTCAGATGTAACAGTCGTAACGAAAAGTACGGTGCCTGTTGGAACGAACGACCTCATCAAAGACTGGATTAACTTTGAATTAAGGGATTCTTCGTTTGAAGCCTCCGTCGTTTCCAACCCGGAATTTCTCCGTCAGGGTTCGGCGGTTCACGACAGTCTCTACGCCGACAGAGTGATCATTGGCGCTGATGATCAGAATGCCGGAGACTTGGTTGAAGCCCTTTATTTTCCCCTCAATCTTCCAGTAATCAGAACCGACATCCGTAGTGCTGAGATGATTAAGTATGCATCCAACGCTTTTTTAGCCATGAAAATCAGCTTTATAAATGAAATAGCCCAGCTGTCTGAGCGGATTGGAGCAGATGTAGAGGAAGTAGCTGCGGGAATGGGGAAAGACGAGCGGATCGGGAGCCGGTTCCTTCAGGCTGGCATCGGTTATGGGGGTTCATGCTTTCCTAAGGATACTAAGGCACTGAAGGGAATGGCGGGAGATATGGGATATTCCTTTAAGCTCCTCGATGCGGTAGAACAGGTGAACATGCAGCAGCAAACAGTACTTGTGGAAAAAGCGCTGAATCGTTTTGGCTCTGTGGATGGGCTGAGAGTGACCGTTCTCGGGCTCAGCTTTAAACCAAACACGGACGATATGAGAGAAGCGCCTTCTGTGGTGATCATTAATCAGCTTCTGGCTCTGGGTGCTCATGTTAGCGCTTATGACCCTGCAGCAGCCGCAAAGGCGAAGAATATCCTCCCGTCAAGTGTGAGGCTTGTCCATGAACTTGAACTGTCCCTGTACAACAGTGACTTCGTCTTTCTCGTTACCGACTGGGCAGAGTTCAAACGGATGGATTTAAGAAAAGTGAAGTGGTACACGAAACAGGGGATTCTTTTTGACGGCCGGAACATCTTCTCGTCTGAAGAAGCACGCCAGGCAGGTATCGAGTATCATTCCATCGGCCGCCCGGTCATCTACCCGCAAATTGTACGGGGACAGACCCCGCACAATTTGTGA
- a CDS encoding 5'-nucleotidase C-terminal domain-containing protein gives MNLQRGYKQVLAVAIAFILVFQTITGAMGIGLSSVEAADSEGLELKILHTNDIHSAIDPLGKASAYINAEREAAEYSLFLDAGDIFSGNPVVDLAYGEPMIEVLNAMELDAIVIGNHEFDYGQEQFSLRVEESDFPWISANMEVVDDSILIEQPDPYVEFDLDGLTVGVLGLTETPPSTAPAGVVGIEFHDPIETALEFAHKADEVDVLVGLTHHGYTEDRRLAEQVDFFDVIIGGHSHTRLTAPQVVNGTPIVQTGANGDSVGNLTLTVDEETREVTSVEGFLESTSSMTETNEEVQEIIDRWNEEMGEYLDQEIGYSNTGLSRDGRTVRDAPLGNFWTDAMKEMGEADLALTNNGGIRDSISAGTITYRDIYTVEPFANEVMVLEMTGQAIQDVIEFSYSRRNSIDLQTSGLHYEILTYDSGNYYDSVLTVDGEPLEMDEYYTVAVADYIGTGGSGYEFVGENARQAGFMTTAMINFAKSLTEEGLDIDYPANEGRISVKVAEDAPIEGDIIGETENGLSSLNNALGDSSLGNLYTDSVRAKTEADASVLNASSITGTIAPGVITDAMIEGLDGFGNEIVTVDTTGEKMKEVLLGQANYHRGVDLQVSGLKYELVEGDGSSRFESVNLFYEDGSEVADNDTFTVGYNDFMHGQGFYNLGDTNVNDNYGKVWESIVDYVENHEGPIDYVEGERITIDYAEGNEPGPGPAPGDALTVAEARDNQGQDAKVVGYIVGHIISGTNVSSEAPFGNDFNFAIADTPGETDIDKMLYVQVPAAFRSDFGLQTNPEHIGERVLVDGSLQAYFQRPGLQSAKSFEFIAEEPGPVEPVSISEAREANNGDTVSVEGVVTSQPGAWGAQGFYIQDETAGIYVYQFDEGAVNKGDTVKVTGVCGDFNGELQIADLEMLEVTGSAEEPAPLELTPAGVGAENEAELVKLSEATITDLTPQGTFGTFEFTAVSGDESVLIRVDNRTGLAYDDFAFEDGDVVDITGLSSQFQGTPQVKPRGADDIVLSDVKEEEDEDSEEEEEENTRPGNGKGKGKGHDKDNGNENKGPGNNNGNGKGQGPGNNNGNGKGNN, from the coding sequence ATGAACTTACAACGTGGTTACAAGCAGGTGTTGGCAGTAGCGATCGCTTTTATTCTGGTTTTTCAGACAATAACCGGGGCGATGGGGATTGGGTTATCCTCAGTTGAAGCGGCAGACAGTGAAGGGTTGGAGCTGAAGATTCTACATACAAATGATATTCACTCTGCGATTGATCCTTTAGGGAAAGCTTCTGCTTACATTAATGCAGAACGTGAAGCAGCAGAGTACAGTCTTTTTCTTGATGCAGGTGACATTTTCAGCGGAAATCCTGTAGTAGATTTAGCATACGGAGAGCCGATGATTGAAGTCTTAAATGCAATGGAACTGGATGCCATTGTCATTGGAAATCATGAGTTCGATTACGGCCAGGAACAATTCAGCCTTCGAGTTGAAGAATCTGACTTTCCTTGGATCAGTGCAAACATGGAAGTGGTTGACGATTCCATTCTTATTGAACAACCTGATCCATATGTGGAATTCGACTTGGATGGTCTCACTGTAGGTGTTCTTGGACTTACAGAAACACCCCCTTCAACGGCACCTGCCGGTGTAGTCGGAATTGAATTTCATGACCCGATTGAAACAGCTTTAGAGTTTGCACACAAAGCAGACGAAGTGGATGTATTGGTTGGTCTGACTCACCATGGCTACACGGAGGACAGACGCCTGGCAGAACAAGTGGATTTCTTTGATGTGATCATTGGAGGGCATTCCCACACCAGACTTACCGCTCCTCAAGTTGTGAACGGGACGCCAATTGTGCAAACAGGGGCGAATGGCGACAGTGTGGGTAACCTTACGCTGACTGTGGACGAGGAAACACGTGAAGTAACAAGTGTTGAAGGGTTCTTGGAGTCTACCAGTTCTATGACTGAAACAAATGAAGAGGTACAGGAAATTATTGACCGTTGGAATGAAGAGATGGGAGAGTATCTTGATCAGGAGATCGGTTACTCAAATACCGGTCTTTCCCGTGATGGACGTACGGTCCGTGATGCACCACTGGGTAACTTCTGGACGGATGCCATGAAAGAAATGGGTGAAGCTGATCTCGCTCTTACAAATAATGGTGGGATTCGCGACAGTATCAGTGCAGGCACAATTACGTACAGAGATATTTATACTGTTGAACCTTTTGCGAATGAAGTTATGGTTTTGGAAATGACTGGTCAAGCCATTCAGGATGTTATTGAATTTTCATACAGCCGTCGTAATTCGATAGATTTACAGACTTCCGGTTTACATTACGAGATTTTAACGTATGATTCCGGTAACTATTATGATTCTGTCTTAACTGTTGATGGAGAACCGCTTGAGATGGATGAATATTATACTGTGGCTGTAGCCGATTATATCGGGACAGGCGGAAGCGGATATGAGTTTGTCGGTGAAAATGCACGCCAGGCAGGCTTTATGACGACCGCCATGATCAACTTTGCAAAAAGCCTTACTGAAGAGGGACTGGATATTGATTATCCTGCAAATGAAGGCCGTATCAGTGTGAAAGTAGCAGAGGATGCTCCGATTGAAGGCGACATTATCGGAGAAACTGAAAATGGTCTCAGTTCCTTGAACAATGCACTGGGAGACAGCAGCCTTGGAAACCTGTATACAGATTCAGTCCGCGCGAAAACAGAAGCGGATGCTTCGGTGCTTAATGCATCTTCCATCACTGGAACCATTGCGCCGGGTGTCATTACAGACGCGATGATCGAAGGCCTTGACGGATTCGGAAATGAAATCGTAACCGTAGACACAACCGGAGAAAAAATGAAGGAAGTTCTTTTAGGCCAGGCAAACTACCACAGAGGGGTGGATCTTCAGGTTTCCGGACTTAAATATGAGCTCGTTGAAGGAGACGGATCTTCTAGATTTGAATCTGTTAATCTATTTTATGAAGACGGATCAGAAGTAGCTGACAATGATACATTTACAGTCGGTTACAATGACTTCATGCACGGCCAGGGCTTCTATAACCTTGGTGACACGAACGTAAACGATAATTACGGTAAAGTGTGGGAGTCCATTGTTGATTATGTTGAAAACCACGAAGGTCCGATCGACTACGTTGAAGGAGAACGTATTACGATTGATTATGCTGAAGGCAATGAGCCTGGACCTGGACCTGCACCTGGTGATGCGCTGACTGTTGCAGAAGCAAGAGATAACCAGGGCCAGGATGCAAAAGTGGTCGGATATATTGTCGGTCATATTATATCCGGTACAAATGTAAGCTCTGAAGCACCATTTGGAAACGACTTTAACTTTGCCATTGCAGATACTCCAGGTGAAACTGACATTGATAAAATGCTTTATGTTCAAGTGCCGGCTGCGTTCCGCAGTGACTTCGGTCTCCAAACAAACCCTGAACACATCGGCGAACGTGTACTCGTAGACGGAAGTCTGCAGGCGTACTTCCAGCGTCCGGGTCTGCAAAGTGCGAAGTCATTTGAATTTATCGCAGAAGAACCAGGACCGGTAGAACCTGTTTCTATCTCAGAAGCCCGTGAAGCAAATAACGGTGACACGGTTTCTGTAGAAGGCGTTGTAACATCCCAGCCGGGAGCATGGGGAGCGCAAGGGTTCTACATTCAGGATGAAACAGCAGGCATTTATGTTTACCAGTTTGATGAAGGTGCAGTAAACAAAGGTGATACGGTTAAAGTAACAGGAGTATGCGGTGACTTTAACGGAGAACTTCAAATTGCGGATCTTGAAATGCTTGAAGTGACTGGATCTGCAGAAGAACCAGCACCGCTTGAATTAACGCCGGCCGGTGTTGGTGCTGAGAATGAGGCGGAGCTTGTAAAGCTTTCTGAAGCAACCATTACAGACCTGACTCCACAAGGGACATTCGGTACTTTTGAATTTACAGCTGTTTCAGGTGATGAGTCTGTTCTTATCCGTGTGGATAACAGAACAGGTCTTGCTTATGATGACTTTGCTTTCGAAGATGGTGATGTTGTAGACATTACAGGTCTTTCCAGTCAGTTCCAGGGTACACCTCAAGTGAAGCCTCGTGGAGCAGATGACATCGTTCTTTCCGACGTAAAAGAGGAAGAGGATGAAGATTCTGAGGAAGAAGAGGAAGAAAACACACGCCCTGGTAACGGTAAAGGCAAAGGAAAAGGGCACGACAAAGATAACGGAAACGAAAACAAAGGACCGGGCAATAACAATGGAAACGGAAAAGGCCAAGGTCCAGGAAATAATAACGGTAATGGTAAAGGGAACAACTAA
- a CDS encoding inorganic phosphate transporter, translating to MNLSYFAIIAALFFAMNIGASGAAATMGPAYGSGALKVRRAALFLAGIGAFLGAVIGGGEVVKTVGEGIIPQAIFSIEVAIIILLASCLTLFLANVIGIPLSTSEVTIGAVVGVGIAFQALYVTNVLYIVSFWILVPFTAFVLCFVLGKIISFAENKWPQLKGKGRWRKGLAILLVFTGFIEAFSAGMNNVANAVGPLVGAGVLDSSSAIWAGGAFVALGAVLLGGKVIETNGKKITSFSLLQGTAVSGTGGGLVIIASVFGIPVPLTQATTSGIIGIGCAENGFQLWQKDVIKKIIKVWIVSPVLSLVMSYSFIHAFLHPDPYSVVMITAVIVATFGTISLYRSVKIDNQVSAKN from the coding sequence ATGAATTTGTCCTATTTTGCGATCATTGCAGCTTTGTTTTTTGCCATGAATATCGGTGCAAGCGGGGCGGCAGCTACGATGGGTCCGGCTTACGGGAGTGGAGCATTAAAGGTAAGGAGGGCCGCATTGTTCCTTGCCGGAATAGGGGCTTTCCTCGGAGCGGTCATCGGTGGAGGAGAAGTTGTAAAAACAGTAGGTGAAGGTATTATCCCCCAGGCCATCTTTTCCATTGAAGTGGCGATAATCATTTTGCTGGCTTCTTGTCTGACTCTTTTTTTGGCAAACGTCATTGGTATTCCTCTTTCCACCAGTGAAGTCACGATCGGTGCGGTGGTGGGAGTAGGGATTGCGTTTCAGGCTCTTTACGTAACAAACGTTCTTTACATTGTTTCATTCTGGATCCTTGTTCCTTTTACTGCTTTTGTTCTCTGCTTTGTTCTCGGGAAGATAATATCTTTTGCAGAGAACAAATGGCCGCAGCTAAAAGGCAAAGGCAGGTGGAGGAAAGGACTTGCCATTTTATTAGTGTTTACCGGGTTTATTGAGGCGTTTTCAGCAGGAATGAACAATGTTGCCAATGCTGTAGGTCCGCTGGTTGGTGCAGGTGTCCTGGACAGCTCATCAGCCATTTGGGCCGGAGGTGCTTTCGTAGCGTTGGGAGCGGTTCTTCTTGGAGGGAAAGTGATTGAGACGAACGGTAAAAAAATTACTTCTTTTTCACTCCTGCAAGGGACAGCTGTATCGGGAACCGGTGGTGGGCTGGTCATTATCGCTTCTGTTTTCGGAATCCCGGTTCCTTTAACCCAGGCAACCACCTCGGGGATTATCGGCATCGGCTGTGCAGAGAATGGGTTTCAACTATGGCAAAAGGATGTGATAAAAAAGATTATTAAAGTATGGATCGTGTCACCTGTACTCTCTCTTGTCATGTCATATAGTTTCATTCATGCATTTCTTCACCCTGATCCATACAGTGTAGTTATGATTACGGCGGTTATTGTTGCTACTTTTGGGACGATCAGCTTGTACCGGTCAGTGAAAATAGACAATCAAGTCTCTGCAAAAAACTGA
- a CDS encoding ArsR/SmtB family transcription factor — translation MNVISVFHPQFEFFNSLLDYLNTTNYKRIDLGKKWAGEVQNKVGESFLELVDNNIDLHAHLHFIHMAMVSNEIKTGQTPENLLSWLKDYEPSRIGDSFLQQFQLEAPSCLKKEYELLAQWNNHYYADLEPILTPKLAEVERKASAIISSHTPVQAINLITNGLVLEGDLKNLTVYLLPQYHGRPVLFYKHTNKVHIYGYAADSVTLTSDEVAPDLIRTQQALGDENRLKMLQFIEKKPCTFKDIHTHINLAKSTVHHHLLALRSSGLIHVHQPPGKHVWYSYRPHGIRNLAKRLTSFIKEGALHE, via the coding sequence ATGAATGTTATTTCCGTTTTCCATCCTCAATTTGAATTTTTCAACAGCCTGCTCGATTATTTAAACACAACGAATTATAAACGAATTGATTTAGGAAAGAAGTGGGCAGGCGAGGTACAAAACAAAGTGGGAGAGTCATTCCTTGAACTTGTGGATAACAACATCGATCTTCATGCTCACCTTCACTTTATCCACATGGCTATGGTAAGCAATGAGATCAAAACCGGACAAACACCTGAGAACCTGCTTTCCTGGCTTAAAGACTACGAGCCTTCCCGGATAGGTGACTCCTTTCTGCAGCAATTTCAATTAGAGGCACCTTCGTGTCTGAAAAAAGAATATGAACTTCTGGCACAGTGGAACAACCACTACTACGCCGACCTGGAACCCATCCTGACCCCTAAGCTTGCCGAGGTGGAACGAAAAGCGAGCGCTATAATCAGCTCCCATACGCCTGTACAAGCAATTAACCTCATTACGAACGGACTTGTCCTGGAAGGTGACTTAAAGAACCTTACCGTCTACCTGTTACCTCAGTATCACGGCAGACCTGTTCTGTTTTACAAACATACAAACAAAGTACATATCTATGGGTACGCAGCGGATTCAGTAACCCTGACCAGCGATGAAGTTGCACCGGACCTTATCAGAACCCAGCAGGCTCTTGGTGATGAAAACAGACTGAAGATGCTTCAATTTATCGAAAAAAAACCGTGTACGTTTAAAGACATACACACTCATATCAACCTTGCTAAAAGTACCGTACATCATCACCTTCTGGCACTTCGCTCATCCGGGTTAATCCATGTCCATCAACCGCCGGGTAAACATGTCTGGTACAGCTACAGACCTCATGGAATAAGGAACCTTGCAAAAAGGCTCACTTCTTTTATCAAGGAGGGAGCGCTTCATGAATGA
- a CDS encoding DUF4212 domain-containing protein has product MKKIDKSVADAYYREKNKYILLFLSIWFVVSFGVVLFADSLQFEVPILGFPFHYFMGAQGSILTFIILLFINAKVSDRIDQKYGIDESANEQISYGKTVDH; this is encoded by the coding sequence ATGAAAAAAATCGATAAGTCTGTTGCGGATGCGTATTACCGTGAGAAAAACAAGTATATTTTACTTTTCCTGTCGATCTGGTTTGTTGTGTCGTTTGGCGTTGTATTGTTCGCAGATTCATTACAGTTTGAAGTGCCGATTCTCGGTTTCCCGTTCCACTATTTTATGGGAGCGCAAGGCTCAATTTTAACCTTTATTATCCTCTTGTTTATTAATGCAAAGGTCAGTGACCGGATTGATCAAAAATACGGCATTGATGAAAGTGCAAATGAACAGATCAGCTACGGAAAGACCGTTGACCATTAA
- a CDS encoding methyltransferase family protein, translating into MTISTMIFIALLTLWVAEWFIFKESPRLRKEVLRGSIKVKGLVAFTFVLSLAMAFHLGQLNIEPMWMAKSCGLFFLILGIALRYWTYAVTRTYFSRGLSYDENRPLFSHGPFRLHRHPYQTGFFFMTLGVCLYISGHWFVLLTTFTVLGSALHYRMSLEEEVLKKVYGEIYAYWCRHRFRIFPYLY; encoded by the coding sequence ATGACAATTTCAACAATGATCTTTATTGCTTTACTGACGTTATGGGTTGCTGAGTGGTTTATTTTTAAAGAAAGCCCACGGTTACGAAAGGAGGTTCTTCGCGGGAGTATAAAGGTTAAAGGACTGGTTGCTTTTACCTTCGTCCTCTCTCTCGCCATGGCCTTCCACCTTGGTCAGCTTAATATAGAACCGATGTGGATGGCAAAGTCGTGTGGTCTGTTCTTTTTAATACTAGGAATTGCACTCAGGTACTGGACGTATGCAGTTACAAGAACATATTTCTCAAGGGGATTATCGTACGATGAGAACCGTCCTCTGTTCAGCCACGGGCCGTTCCGTCTTCACCGACACCCTTATCAGACAGGGTTCTTTTTCATGACGCTTGGGGTCTGCCTTTACATCAGCGGACATTGGTTTGTTCTCCTCACTACCTTTACGGTACTCGGGAGTGCCCTTCATTACAGGATGAGTCTCGAAGAAGAGGTATTAAAGAAGGTTTACGGGGAGATTTACGCCTACTGGTGCCGGCATCGTTTTCGGATCTTTCCTTATTTGTACTGA
- a CDS encoding MFS transporter has protein sequence MNDSPFLKGSFVVLWLARAGSGLGGTFAAFLMSWLVFDLTGSMVLMSSVWVAFMVPSILTHLISGPYIDRLQYKTVMIFSEWLRAAGFIMLGFCVFTDQLTLPVIMGHSHHDGNCRTVIPL, from the coding sequence ATGAATGACTCCCCTTTTCTAAAGGGATCGTTTGTGGTGCTCTGGCTGGCTCGGGCTGGTTCAGGACTGGGAGGAACGTTTGCAGCCTTTTTGATGTCATGGCTCGTGTTTGATCTCACAGGATCCATGGTTCTCATGAGCAGTGTGTGGGTTGCATTCATGGTTCCAAGTATCCTGACCCATTTAATATCAGGCCCCTACATAGACCGATTGCAATATAAAACCGTAATGATTTTTTCAGAGTGGCTTCGTGCTGCCGGGTTTATTATGCTGGGGTTTTGTGTGTTCACCGATCAGCTTACCCTTCCGGTTATCATGGGCCACAGCCATCATGACGGGAATTGCAGAACCGTTATTCCGTTGTAA